The Nitrosococcus watsonii C-113 genome includes the window AAAGCTCGCTTTCTAAAAGGTTCTCTGGAATAGCCGCGCAGTTAATCGCCACGAAAGTTTGCTCTCGGCGATAGCTCAGTTGGTGCAAGGCCCGAGCAATAACTTCCTTGCCCGTACCGCTCTCACCCAAAATAAGCGCGGTGACATCAGCGGGTGCAATCTTCTCAATGGTACGACATATTTTCTTCATTCCAGGGCTGACGGCAATCACCCCTTCCAGGGAGGAATGACCAGCCCGCCGTAAACGCCGATTTTCCATCTCCAACTCATAAAGCCGGTAAGCCCGATCAATCGTCAATTTAAGAATGTCGGGATCGATGGGCTTCGAATAAAAATCGTAGGCACCCGCCCCCACTGCTTGCACCGCATGCTCCTGGCTGTCATTCCCTGTGATCACAATGATTTTGGTATAGGGTGCCAGAGCCAGGATTTCCTGCAAGGAGGCCATGCCTTCGCTGACGCCACCAGGATTAGGAGGCAACCCAAGATCTAACGTTACTACCGGAGGTTCATGGCGGCGTACTAATGCAACTGCTTCCTGACGATCCTTAGCTACTGCTATTTCATAACCACAAAAAGCCCACCGCAACTGGCCCTGCAAACCAAGATCATCTTCCACGATCAGCAAGTTTTTCTTACTGCTCATGAAACTGCCTCCTTCACTTCTTCCATCCGAGATCTTTCCACCTCGCCTTGAGGTATCCGCAGCACAAAACAAGTTCCTTTACCCGGCACGCTGCGGACTTCAATATCTCCTCCTATCTCCTGGATATATTCCTGCACCTCAAAAGCTCCAATCCCCATGCCCGTAAGCCCTTTAGTGCTATCAAAAGGGCGAAACAACCGTTCCCGAACAAAGGTAGGATCCATGCCCTGTCCGCTGTCTTCAACCTCTATCCGAACTATTCCTCTTTCTCTACTTACCCGTAAAATAACGCGTCCTTCAGGCAAAGTTGCTTCTTGGGCATTCTGGATTAAATGTCCTAAGATACTCTTAAACCGTTCTCGGTTAGCGCATATCCCAATAAAATCTTTATCTTCTCCCTCCACTTTTGGTCTTGGCCGCTGGACGGCATAATGTTTTACCAGTTCACGAGCCAACGCCACTACATCAAAGATTTCCTGCCGTTCTTCCTCCCCCGTGCTGCGGAGTTGACTCATTAGCCGTTGCATTCGCTGGACTGCGTGGTGGATAGTCTGTACGGCATCATCAATAAATGCTGGGTTATGCTTATGGTGTGCGGCGTTACGCACCAGCAAAGAAAGCTGCGCAATGAGATTTTTCAGGTCATGGACCACGTAGGCAGAAAATCGATGAAAAGCAGCGAATTGCTGGGCTTGAGCCAACTGTTCGGCTGCTTCTTGATGAGCCAAGTAGCTTGCTGCTTCCCGGCCGGTAGTACGTAAAAGATCTCGATCCTCCCAGTCCAAATCCGCTCTCGCCTGGGAGCGAGCCAAAACCAGAAAACCCACCAATGATTCCCTATGAATTAAAGGTACAATCAGCCATAGCTTGGGCAACCTATTAAACCATTCTGGTATCGGCACAGGATGGGCCGCCTCCCCCTCCGCGCCTTTTTCTACAATCCATTCTTGTTCCCGCAGGAACTGAAGAAATACTGATTGCTTCGGCTCCATTAAGCCCTCTGGAAAAGGGAAATTCCAGACAAAAGTCGGTACATAATATTTCTCTTTGGCCTGCCACAGCACACCACCCGGGCTTTCCACGATCTGAGCGAGAGCTCGAGTGACTCGTTCTCCTAACGGGATCGAGGAGTCTTCCGAAAGCATACTAATAAAATGTAACCATTCCTCGCGATAGTCATATTTGTAATTAAAAAAATGTTTGCTGATAAAAACCCGCAACTTCGCCTTTAATTGGCCAGAGGAAAGGAGCGACAGAAGCAGTAAAGCAGCCGCAAATAAAAAAACGGCCTGGGCCATAATTCCCCAGGAACCGCCAAAATGGCGAACATAGTAGCCTGCACCGGCCATAGCCAATAAATAGAGTCCCGCCCCTAGAATAGTTGCAGTATGAAATACCATCTGCCGGGAAACATAGACGTCTGGCGACCATTGAGGGTTACGCGCAGCCGAAACTGCAATAAAAGGAACTACCATAGCATTAGCTAGACCACGGGCAGACCATACCCCTGCATCGATTACTTGTAATAGCAGAGCATCCGCATAGAGAAAAAAATCATAAACGAATAAAGCGGCAAGCCCAAAACAGAGATATTTAATCGCCCATCGTTTATCCCGAGGAACGGAACGCAGCAGTTGCTCCACCAGCATTAAACCAATAACTGCTAGTAGTATTTGCCCTACCAACACAATCTCATGGCTTAGTTTGGCGCCAAGCAGCCATTCTAGCCAGGAAAACCCAATTAACAGTCCCCCTTGTAAAAGTACAAAGATGAGAACTAACACCGCAAGTCTGCGGGTAAGCCCTTGAAACTTAAAATTAAAGCCTAACGCATGAAAAAGAAAAGCATACCAGACTCCATCCCGAAAAGTTTCCAGTACCTGGGCCCAAAGCGGCGAAAGATAATCAGCATATGAGTCATAAGCTGAGATAGCTAGCCAACTTGCATTTACTGCAACCGCAAATAGCAACATCCCCCCCACGGGACGATTACGGTAGCCGATAGCTAGTATAATGAAAAGAGCAGTAAAGGCCGCCGCGCCAGCACCATAACTGATCAATGCCAAATTATTCATGATGTATTGACTAACAAGAAGCTCAGCGGGCTCCTTTTCCAAGCACAACAACTTCAACCGTTTGCAACAAAATCATTAGATCTAAAAAAAGACTGTAATTTTTAACATAGTACAGATCATACTGGAGCTTCTCGAAAGCGGCACTCTCCGTACTACCGTAGGGATAACATATTTGCGCCCAGCCGGTCAGTCCTGGTTTAACCCGGTGGCGTTCCCCATAGTAAGGCAACTCCTTAGCTAAAGTTTCCACAAATTCTGGCCGCTCGGGCCGTGGCCCTACAAAACTCATCTGCCCCCATAAGATGTTAAAAATCTGTGGCAACTCATCAATCCGGGTACGCCGCAACCACCGCCCCACAGGCGTAATACGAGGATCACCGCTTGCTGCCCAACGGGCTTTTCCATCCGCTTCGGCATCCTGACTCATGGTCCGAAATTTAAAGATATAAAAGGGTTGGCCATTTTCACCCACTCGCCGCTGACGATAAAGCACTGGTCGGCCACTCTCCCGTAAAATTGCAATCACGGCAAACAGCATCAATGGAGAGCAAAAAATAAGCAACATTACACTCGCGGTGATATCAAAGAGCCGCTTAGTAAA containing:
- the prsK gene encoding XrtA/PEP-CTERM system histidine kinase PrsK, encoding MNNLALISYGAGAAAFTALFIILAIGYRNRPVGGMLLFAVAVNASWLAISAYDSYADYLSPLWAQVLETFRDGVWYAFLFHALGFNFKFQGLTRRLAVLVLIFVLLQGGLLIGFSWLEWLLGAKLSHEIVLVGQILLAVIGLMLVEQLLRSVPRDKRWAIKYLCFGLAALFVYDFFLYADALLLQVIDAGVWSARGLANAMVVPFIAVSAARNPQWSPDVYVSRQMVFHTATILGAGLYLLAMAGAGYYVRHFGGSWGIMAQAVFLFAAALLLLSLLSSGQLKAKLRVFISKHFFNYKYDYREEWLHFISMLSEDSSIPLGERVTRALAQIVESPGGVLWQAKEKYYVPTFVWNFPFPEGLMEPKQSVFLQFLREQEWIVEKGAEGEAAHPVPIPEWFNRLPKLWLIVPLIHRESLVGFLVLARSQARADLDWEDRDLLRTTGREAASYLAHQEAAEQLAQAQQFAAFHRFSAYVVHDLKNLIAQLSLLVRNAAHHKHNPAFIDDAVQTIHHAVQRMQRLMSQLRSTGEEERQEIFDVVALARELVKHYAVQRPRPKVEGEDKDFIGICANRERFKSILGHLIQNAQEATLPEGRVILRVSRERGIVRIEVEDSGQGMDPTFVRERLFRPFDSTKGLTGMGIGAFEVQEYIQEIGGDIEVRSVPGKGTCFVLRIPQGEVERSRMEEVKEAVS